GCTCCTCAACCTCAACAAGCATCAAGGAGCTGTCAGATACCAATATTGTGGCCACGATTGATGAGCTCCAAAAGAAAATTGATGTGCTTCAGCAGACAAAAAGTGCTAACCTGCAAAAACTGTTGCAGCTGATTGAACAAAATAAGAAAGATGTAAAACCACAAGTACTGCTGAAAAACCTAAAGGAGACAAAAATAAGTCTAAGAAAACTTCTAAGCGAAAACGAATCCTTTGAAAGCAAACTCAAAGAGCTTGCTAGGTCTTGTTCTAAGACGACAGGTATTGAAGAAAGTGGCCCAACAAAATTTGATGGTAGAGCTGTGAGCAACACCACTACAAATCTACCGAGTAGCAGCCAAGTGCATCTGAATACAGTTGCACCTGCACCTTCGTCAGAAAAAGTGGTGAGATTCAATTCTCTCCCTACAGAGAATGTCCGAGCTCAGTCTTGCCATCCAGATAACGAAATAGGCCTTCCCCTGCGGCACAGCTCGGCTCTACGAAGATTCCTGTTGGCCCCGAGTGCCAGCACATCATCAAGAAGTGAACGTAGGCTAACTGAAATGAGAAGGGTTGAGCGAGAGTCGCACGAGCCCATGTTTGGCAAGAGGCCACGAGCTGCCCACCACTCACGCATTCGCAGCGTGACACAGAACATACAAGAATACCTGCCTTACGAGTGCGAGCACCTTGATAGTGACTCCGAAGATGAATCCTCAGTCTCAAGGAAGTACGTCAGACAACACCCTGGAAATGAGGGAATGAGGAAATTCGAGCTTACACAATGTGCAGCTCCCCAAACCACACGTCACTGTGAGAATATAAACTGAATGACTGAactgcatgcacgtacatagcAATAGCTAGTTCTCACCCCCAAACATTCAGTTTAATGTACGTATATTTTTTGCACTGCACGACATACATAGCAATAGCTATAGTCCCCACCCAAAAAAATCAGTTTAATGTTTGTTATATTATTTTTGCACTTTAATGTTTAATTGTAATTGTTGTACCATGGTAAAAATTGTCATATAAAAGAGACAGGGCTAGTCGATACTAGATACTGAATACCTAAAAACTCAGCGACTTGA
The Halichondria panicea chromosome 11, odHalPani1.1, whole genome shotgun sequence DNA segment above includes these coding regions:
- the LOC135343764 gene encoding uncharacterized protein LOC135343764, yielding MHGISSRLSARKSRRQSAGIKPQRQKLSFFKTLKSVLLCSFYSKENVVNEGKSVEEIERQPGNLEPTTSTFDSDYDDNISIISLGETTYVGAGSLSRKSPSSSATPGKKTLPPINHKNVNSALKSIPKHGSWKVITCGSSSTSTSIKELSDTNIVATIDELQKKIDVLQQTKSANLQKLLQLIEQNKKDVKPQVLLKNLKETKISLRKLLSENESFESKLKELARSCSKTTGIEESGPTKFDGRAVSNTTTNLPSSSQVHLNTVAPAPSSEKVVRFNSLPTENVRAQSCHPDNEIGLPLRHSSALRRFLLAPSASTSSRSERRLTEMRRVERESHEPMFGKRPRAAHHSRIRSVTQNIQEYLPYECEHLDSDSEDESSVSRKYVRQHPGNEGMRKFELTQCAAPQTTRHCENIN